A segment of the Trifolium pratense cultivar HEN17-A07 linkage group LG7, ARS_RC_1.1, whole genome shotgun sequence genome:
GGCTCTCAGCACAGCAGATGCCACATTCCAAAACCTCGACTCGTCAGAAATCTCTCTCACTGATGTCAGTCATTACTTTGACTCAGACCCAACTAACCTTGTTCAAAATTTAAGGAAAGATGGGAAGAAGCCAAGTGCATATATTGCTGATACCACCACTGCTAATGCCCaggtaaaagttgttatatGAATGTACTATTTTCAAACTTGGTTTTGACAATTTTTCATACTAGAATTATCCTCAAGTAGGGACAAGTCtacattttctaaaaaaattggataagggagaaattattatttatcaaaGTGACACTAATGGTCATTTTATAACCATCCCTAGGAGATTTGAATTTCACCCCCTAGATTACATGGTGAGACTCTTACCACTGAGTTCACACCTTATGGACTAAGGAAAAATCTACATAAGTGGCATCCTTATTAGGATTTCGATCATTctcaatattaaatatattagctACATAGACTGTGTTATGGTTGTTACTTGTTGGTGGTTTCATTTGACCTTATGGGGATATTATTCCTTTCAGGTACGCACCCTTTCGGAGACAGTTCGACTTGATGCAAGAACCAAGCTGTTGAACCCTAAGTGGTATGAAGGCATGCTATCTAGTGGTTATGAGGGTGTTCGCGAGATCGAGAAGAGGCTTACAAACACAGTTGGATGGAGTGCAACTTCTGGACAAGTTGACAACTGGGTGTATGAAGAAGCTAACACAACATTTATCCAAGATGAGGACATGTTGAAGAAGTTGATGAGCACAAATCCTAACTCCTTTAGGAAGCTGGTGCAGACATTCTTGGAAGCCAATGGACGCGGATATTGGGAAACTGAAGAAGAAAACATTGAGAAGCTGAGACAGTTGTACCAAGAAGTGGAAGATAAAATTGAAGGCATCGATCGTTGAAGTATGCATTCATAAGTCAGATGAATATATAGAGAATTTAACTGTACCTTCACTATATCTGAAACTTGGTTACCACCTTGAATTGATAGTTGAAGTATGGCATCATTGTTAATGTAATTTGTATCTCCTTTCCTCTTTTTCCCTGTTGTAATTTTTGTTGACTTTCAGGGATTATGTTCCTTTGTGCAGTTGCAAATGTCAAACAAATTAGCGAATATATcttccaattttaaatataaagatATGATTTCGTTATATAGAGATTGTTCATGTTACAAAATAGTgtgaaaatgaatttgatttttttttttgaaaaggcgaatttttattaaaaggtGAAATCTATACATAAGGAAATCACAAGAAGGAAATACATACAGGAGATAAAAAAGTAAGGCCAACAAGAAAAGCCTAAATAAAAGTAACAACCCAAAAAAATCTCCCTACATAGAACCAATACAGATTAAAGGTTCCTGATTCCACTCATAGAACAAGCAAGGAGTTGCTTGAGTCCTTTCAATCCACCACTTCGATGAAGAAATTTTTACCTCTGCCACTAGTCCTTCTACATCCCCAATTCCATTCTCAAACACAATCTTGTTTCTATGCAACCACAGGGTCCAAATGACTGCATTCCATATCATTATCATACCTTTACGCATCTGTTTTGTACCACGTTTGTCAGCAAAAATATCATCAGAGATAGTACCAAATTATCAGGTAGAGAATTCCAATCCAATCCAACTAAACACTTTGCGCCAAACCTGAACCGCAAAATCACAGTAAACAAACAGATGAACTGCAGTTTCTGCTTCACTCCCACACATAACACAATTCTGCTCCCCTTCATCCTGAATAACCCTTCTCCGAAATAGGTTATCTCTTGTTTGAGGCCATCTTCTCTTCCCGAGTAAGTGAACTCCCTGCGAGGAACTTATTTGCCAGCAATTCATAAGTTGACTTCACCAAAAACAAACCGCCTTTTTCTTCTCTCCACCCCCAACAATCCTCCGTATCAGACAACGTAACAGAATTAATTAAAAGCAGAATTTGATCATAATAAAATGTAAACTTAATCAAAACATAATGACACACTAACATCAGAAGCAAAAGAGCTAAGTAACTTTAATTTCCAGTGCAGTGCCCTTGGATACTGATGAGTTTGTTTGAAATAAATGCAATTGTGGTTTATTTATGCATAATGCATGTCTTCTTTCATGAACTCTTTTTTGGAGTTGTATCTAAAGCCAATTACACCTAATTTTGTTCATTCATCAAAGAATTTCAACCTAATTTCGATATTTGTTTCTCTTGCAGGAGTACAAGTACTCCAACCCTTACACCTACCAAGATACAGACTCAACATCATAATGAATAATAACTACCAACAATCATGTGCTAGAAAATGAGACTCTACTAAAACATTTCCCACATCTGTGTTAACCGATTTAAAATCAAGGAtattgcttttgaaaaaggagATAATGTTATGAGGTCAAAAACGttattttaacaatatgatGTGCTAAAATTGTCGACTTGTGAAACTTAAAAGCCAAAAGTGCATCAACCAACACTTAAACAGATGCATCAACTTCCTGATTAATTCAAACTCAGGTTGATTCACCAATCTGACAAGAAACAAGCATGAGAATTTTCTGCTGCTAATAACCATTTCCACAAGATAACATTAATACTATCCAGAACAATGAAATTACTAATAATATTTGTCCACGAATCAGAAGTTCCATCGACATGGTTTGAACATTATTAGAACTTCTCATTGACAATAACAAATAAGAAACTCAAACATAAGTACAACTTTCTCCTTTACCTGAACCTAACAATACAATAACAAGTTAATGCATATAATCCTCGAAAACGAAGCCCTGATTTTCAGGGCATACTTAGTAAATAAGAAAACAATCATGAAGCAAAACTGTTTTTGTAACCTCAAACACAGAAAATGTCACTTattcatttatataatataactgCAATAGTTAAACTTCATTCAAGTTGTGCACAAAGAATACAGGATTCAACATATGTTCTCAATTGATGAAAAACCAATTGGACAACAAAATTTGTATGaagataaacaaattaatagtaTTTAACAAATCATGAACCTATCAAACAGAGGGTTTGTGCTAGCTATACTCTAAAATTAACAATGATGTAGAGAGTAGAGACAACTCATGATGTTGTTAACTAAATACTAATGTTGGTCTCCTTTGATCATCCTAATTTTGATACAGACCCAACATCATAATGAATAATAACTACCCACAATCATAACTACTAATGTTGATCTCCTCTGACTTGATGACAACAATAGGCACGGAGAACCGAGAAAACAAACTGACCGTTGTATTGATCCCAAAGTAATCCGATTTCATCTCCAATCTTTAAGTTCCTTCGAAGGACGAAATCTCTGATCCACGTGTCTTTAAAGACATGGCTTTGATTCGAAGGGCGAATGGTGAAAACAAGAGAATGGACAGAGTTTGTGTCTAAATCCCATACCGGAACACGAACGTCTCTATTCTCACAAATTTGACGACCACCCAAGACCGGAACAATGAAATCTTTCGCCAATTCTCTCTTGATCAAGATATTACAGTTACTGCCGAGATCGGTTTGTTTCAACACTTTCTTGATTTTCCATGGATCATCAAAAAGTTCCAACCCAGTTGAACAATTCCAGTTTCTTGGTCTTCTTGCAACAGGAACAGGAACATGAACAATAACAGTAGCAGCATTACCTACGTTGTTCTTTTTTGTTCCTTGCAGGGAAAGTTTCCGTTTCTTTGCCAAATGAGTTTCACCATCGCTGGTCTCACAATGGAATGGAAAACGGCACGAGGCACTATCAGCAGCGGCTAAAGATAGACAGAGACATACAGAGTTGTTGATGATGTTCTTGGTAAAAACAACAGCATCTTCAACATCATCATTTGTAACAGAGTTGTTGATGATGTTCTTGGCAAAAACAACACCATCTTCAACATCATCATTTGTAACAGAGTTGTTGATGATGTTCTTGGTAAAAACATCATCTTGCAAATGACAAGAACCGCCACAACCACCTAGTGAGAGACGAacaccaaaaacaacaacatcatcatgaTCGATGTTCTTGCGTTTCATGATTGTTTGTggatttttctgttttctttttCGCAGCaacagagaaagaaagaaagattagGGAACGCAAGtaataagaaagaaagaaagattgggtaagagagagagattagagagacggagaaagaaagaaagattagGGCGcgcaagaaagaaagaagaaagaaagattgGGTAAGAGTGAGAGTAGAGTAGGGTTGTGAACTGTGAAGTGTTATTAGATTATCTATTTATACATGAATCAATCTTAATTGCAAAATCTATTAGATAATCTTTTCAATCGGGTCGGCCCAACTAAaaagatattattattttgttttagtgATAAAAAAAGATATTATATTAACGgctagttttatattttttttacgcgaagatattttttttattaggaatCAATCATCCCGTTCTTTATCTAATTTggaatttatttagaattttttattttttatttttttaaatgacaacaTAGCAAAGTCATTATAAACTCATATACACACAGTGAAGGAGTTGGGGCTCGAACCCAAGAATGACATCCGGCTaataatttcgacatttttgtTTGAGTTAAgatttttaaactaattttataattttatggtAAATTATCAGTTACTTGTCCAACAATACATATACATTGATTTTGGTAAGGTTTTGGGCTTTTAAGTAATTGTCAAGGGTTTAAAATTACCATTAAATGAAAGTAAAAGCTTCATACATAATATcaattatttgttatttttataattataatttaatcaaatgaTATAAGACGTGAGACACTTAAGAAGGTGCTCAGAGATTCAACTTATGACTTCTacgtatgaaaaaaaaaaaaggtaagtTAGGAGTGAAGTGTTGCAAGTTTCCTAATAAAACgttaaacaacaataaaaatgtttatccatggtacaaaaataaataaatgttacttttcaaataaatatgtgtcaaaaaataaataaataaataaatattaggtTTACTTTATATTTTTGTGAATCTTTTCGTCTCAAATCAATCTAGCTATTTACTACCGatttggatttgacttattttttagcttatgaaaataacttatacaaataaataaatatttatgttaatttatcagtttttattgacaaatattgtacttttataagttgtttttatcataaactaccttattacttttgccaccctaaTCATTTTCTCCCGAATCCTACGAAATTACAACAATACCCctatccgctacttaagtagcagaacACCTTacttgatttgttttttttataacgtccactacttaagtatcatatgacatttttttaaaaattctcattttataacctccgctacttaagtaaccgATAGAGTGGCAAAACTAAATCTTgttagcttaaaaataagtcaatccaaacaatcCCAAAAATCAGCCCACTTGTGAAAAGGAAATTACATActcaaaaaaatcttttttttggtCTCACTAAAGAAAAATATGCCCCTTCATAAATTTCTTTGTACTTTTTTATAAGAActctttcaataaaaaaaattataatgatttTCCTCTTTTATTCTTCACATaacatttaaaattttgtaaaaaagaaaagacttaattgtaactttttttttctatctcaTTGATATGCGTAAAAGTATGACATGAGAAAGCTAAAACAGAATAtggaaaaaaagaataaaatatagaatttaGGAAAATCAACGATAATTATACATTGATATTGTAAAATGACTTACATtttggtacttttttttttcaaattgacttacattttggaacaagtgggtattaacttattttctcccttaaaacataaaattgtaaaaacaaacCAATTTTCTTAATATCTGAAATCTTATATTTAAAGACAAACCAATTTTAACCGTCAATCAATAGttactttatataatttatgccacttcatttttttgtttataatgagtTGAAGATCGAACCTAGGATCTATGACGCACTACCCAAACATCTCACCACTAAACCGAACTGAGTGGTTTTTATGTCACTTAATTTATTCTCACTTTCTTAACATGAAAAAATTAAGTCATTCTTATTAAATATtagtgtaaaaattaatttacattgaGTTATCCgttaactatttttatttttttgacaaaagttatCCATTAACTCTTtacttgttctttttttttttgaaaaacttttttttttctatcactagtttaatctggttcgggggtcagttctaacatcaagtggtttcagtcccctcccgatcgcaattGCGAGAGATCCAACCGTgattctccctaccaagttcagcgccaatcatcgcttaaccaactaacgatcgatAACTCTTTACTTGTTCTTTACTTGTGCAGGGAATATGAAGGCATTAATTAGAGTTTATTATGTGATGAATATCCATTAAATCACATGATAAACAGCTTAGAAATACATCATACCTAATTccatttgaaatttttctaaattaatcatccacacaaaaaaaaaaaaattaaaaatttaaattcctCAAAACATTACTTGATCTCAAAACTTAGTTATGAT
Coding sequences within it:
- the LOC123896038 gene encoding uncharacterized protein LOC123896038, giving the protein MNCWQISSSQGVHLLGKRRWPQTRDNLFRRRVIQDEGEQNCVMCGSEAETAVHLFVYCDFAVQMRKGMIMIWNAVIWTLWLHRNKIVFENGIGDVEGLVAEVKISSSKWWIERTQATPCLFYEWNQEPLICIGSM
- the LOC123896039 gene encoding uncharacterized protein LOC123896039; amino-acid sequence: MKRKNIDHDDVVVFGVRLSLGGCGGSCHLQDDVFTKNIINNSVTNDDVEDGVVFAKNIINNSVTNDDVEDAVVFTKNIINNSVCLCLSLAAADSASCRFPFHCETSDGETHLAKKRKLSLQGTKKNNVGNAATVIVHVPVPVARRPRNWNCSTGLELFDDPWKIKKVLKQTDLGSNCNILIKRELAKDFIVPVLGGRQICENRDVRVPVWDLDTNSVHSLVFTIRPSNQSHVFKDTWIRDFVLRRNLKIGDEIGLLWDQYNGQFVFSVLRAYCCHQVRGDQH